In Rhipicephalus microplus isolate Deutch F79 unplaced genomic scaffold, USDA_Rmic scaffold_18, whole genome shotgun sequence, the genomic stretch AATACATCAACAGAATGGCTACCGGGAAAAAAAGAGCAATATGAGAATTAACACTCAAGCAGTTGCAGTCTAGATTTTCTTTATCTGTACACCTCCTTTCGTTTGTTCAGTCTCTATCTTAATTTTGTGCCATGCTTACGATCATAATTTACCAAAACGAAGTTACTCAAGCTTGTACACTTGTACGTTCACCACGTTTGTGCAAGCCAGCGAGTTCGAAAATTTGGGGTCTTGTTTGGAACATGTTGACGTGTACTAACTGACGGAAGTCCGAAAGGACGCGGTTTCAGTCCACTGCGGCGTTCCACCGAAAGATGGATGCTTCCTTAAATTTTCAGAAATGATAGCAATCGTTAATCATATTTTTACTCGAGCGATTCAAGTAGTGGGCTTAAGGGGCCCAGTCCTCTGAGTACTGGACACAGTACTTCAAGCAGACCATTCCCCATGTCCAACAAGATCTCTTGGACGGCATCAATGAGAGAATGAAGCATATGACTTTGCCATCTTTCTTATGTGTGTCATCAGCGGTTGGTGAACACCCCTGAGTGGGCGTGATCTTCTGACGTTCTATGGTTAGCGAACGACTTGTAAGAATAAGCCATTCCTCTATAGAGATATTCCTCGCCGCAGTCTTCTTTGAATTTGTCGGTCCTGTTGCGGCTTGACTTAATGGTGCAGCAGTATATGTGGCGCTGTCGTTTAGAGCTTGCGCAGTCTTTGAGGTCGAACAATCGCCCTGACGCCGGACTGCTTCAGCAGCACCCCTGCGGGTCaaattgtctctgaccatctgCTTAAGCCCCATGCGCTGCTTCTTAATTTGAGGGCAGTCTTTCGATGAGGCAGTGTGTGAGTCATTACAGTTATCGTATTTAAGAAATGTGGATTGACAAGCATAATGCGAATGGGGTTCTGCACACCAAGGGCACCGTAGCGAGATCGGGCACCCGCCCTTGACGTGACCTAGTTTAAAGCACTGATGACATTAAAGTGGCTTTTGCACAAAAGGCCGAACCAGATGTCGAAAGTGTCTGATTTTGACATGAAATAGGGTGCGATCACTTTTGAAGACCTGTTCCACTCAGCGTGACTTCCCAAGGCGGTGTACCTGAGTGGCTACAGTACCCTCATTTGGCGTTTTTTGTGAGCCAAGAGCTTCTGCTTgctcttctctctctctatttttgtatatctttcaaactccctcatccctatccccggtgtagggtagcatacGGAACGTTCCAGATTAGTTAACAtacctgcctttcctttccctcctgttcctcCCTCAGGGGCCTTGCACTACGATTACGGAAAGTCGTCACCCTCGAAAGATTGTGCATGCAGATCCACAGTTCATATAGAAAATTCAAAAAATGCTTCATGAGTCACAGTAATTCACTGTGCAAATATCTAAAACTGCATTTGGTATAATTTGATTACTGGTGTATTTTATTACATAATAATTGCAAAGTCTAAATGAAATTTTGATTGGAAGGAGAATCTCTATCTCGATAAAAATCCTCAAACTTGGTTGCATCCCTGGCTCCTGCGATACCTTCCGTTCCGTGGAAAAAATTTTCATCTTTTAAAGATTCCATATTTCTCTGAACTCCTACGTTAGTATGTAATCGCAAAATCCACTGAAATCAGTAGCTCCACAAGCCGTTTTGGGTGCGTACTCATCATTCTTTAAGTAGGACGTTTTCTTGAAGTACACGGCCATACCTACATATAATGACATGTATATTCACTCAAtgtatcaaatcaaatcaaatcaaatcaaaatctttatttcagtttgcacatacaaacatacaaacTAGGGATGGCGAGAAAAAAGCAGCGAATTTTACGCCGCTTGACGAGCCTGGCCATCCCCACATGTCAGCAGTAGGGCACTAAGCAGAAACAACCACTGTTCCAGGTCTTGTAAGTAAAACAACCAGGTCTTGTAGgtagcggaaaaaaaaaaaaaaaaaaaaaaaaaaaaaaaaaagacccatgTATCATAATTGACAACAGTAATTTCACTATAAAGCAATAACATAGAATTGGTACAACATATGAAGACATGAGTACATTTGATATTACAATGATACATATTGCCGAATAATGCTCTTGCGAATGGCAGAAAGAGACATAGTATTCAGGCAGTCATAAAATGATGTGTTCAAGAAATTTGGCACAATATAACTCAACATAGAAAAACCATAATTTGTTCTACACTTTGGTAATACATAACTACTTTGGGCTCTAGTATCATATGATGAGTGGCGAAACGTAAGTGGAGCAATTTTAGATAAAAAGGGGTCATTTTTCCTTATTATTCTTTTATAAAAACATGCAAATCTGTAGTCGAATAATTTGTTGACTGGTACAATATTATATTGTAGGAAGATATGTTTAGTGGGCGAATCGTAGGAGCCATTCACAATTGCGCGGAGCATTTTCTTTTGTAGGGCTTGTAGTTTTATTATATTTGACACCGTTGTATTGCCCCAGACTAGTAGGCAATAGCTTATATGGGAATAGAAAAATGCATAGTACAAAGTAAGTTTTGTTTTGGTTGGAAAAATATATCTGTTACGAGAAGTGATTCCAATTATTCTAGAGAGTGTTGTGGAAAGATTATTAACATGTGCGTCCcatgacattgtattgctgaaTGTTATTCCTAATGATTTAAAGGTGTCCACGCACTCGATCACAGTATCACCTAGGTATAAGCAGGGAGGTAGAAACACTTGTTTTCTTTTAGGTAGGAAAAGTACTGCTTTCGTTTTCTGTTTGTTTATTTTCAAAGAGTTAACTGAAGACCACATAGCAAGTGATGAGAGCGCATCGTTTGCAATTTTTTCTAAGTGTCCTATGTCATTAGAGGAAAAAAATAGgctggtgtcatctgcatatataatgTATTTCGCATGAGTGCTGATATTAggaatatcatttatatatacatTAAATAGCAGCGGCCCCAAAATGctaccctgagggacgccatttGAAATACTTAGAGTCTGTGAAGCGCAATTGTTAATGACTACGTATTGAGACCGTGAGCCCAGGTATGACTTCAATAGGTTAAGGGCGTGTCCACGTACACCGTAGTGCTCTAAttttgcaaaaagaatatcatgATTTAAGCAGTCGAAGGCTTTGCTGAAATCAACAAAAATACCAAGAGTTAAGAGCTGTGTCTCAaaattttttaatatatattctTTTTGAACAAGTAGCGCATGTTCCGTAGATCTGTTTTGCGTAAAGCCATATTGACAGTCAGTTATTACGGAATGTTTAAGAAGAAAGCCGTTGAGTCGAACGCGGATTAGTTGTTCTAACCCCTTAGAGAAATACGGAAGAATAGACACTGGCCTGTAGTTTCCCAAAACGTTGGCGTCTCCTTTCTTATAAATCACGGTCACCCTGGCTAGTTGCATATCAGCAGGAAAATGAGCTGTTGTAAGCGCGGTGTTATAAATGTGTGTTAGACAAGGCGTAATTATATCAAGAACATACTTCACTGGCCGACTTTGAATATTGTGCGTATCAAGACTAGAGGTATCTTTTAACTTTCTGCATATAGAAAAAACTTCCGTTTCATCTGTTGGTGCAAAAAATAAGGATGGTCCTAGTTTGTCGCCTAGAAAACTAGAGATTCCAGCATTGAAATCACTGTGACCTACCTCAGAGAAAAATTTATTAAAAGTGTTAGCGAGATGCGAGCCGGACGTTTCGTTGCCTTCAATTACTAAACTTGTTATATTTCTGCCGATCGTGTTTCTATTTAAAAGCATGTTTAAGCATCTCCATTTTTCTTTTGGCTTTTTAGAAAGATTTTTGTCGAATAAGTTATTGTAATAAGCAGTTCTTGCTACTCTAATTTCTCTATTCAAGCGGTTGCGCAGTGATTTGTACTGTGCTAGTACGTCGGTGTCTCTCGTTTTAATGAACACCGCAAAcatcttgtgtttctttttaacTTGTCGTGTAAGCTGACTGGTCATCCAGGGTTTACGGGCATTCTTAGGTGCATTTATAGTAACAATGGGAAAACACGCGTTGTATAACAAAAGAAACATTTCTAGGAATTTGCTGTAAGCACCGTCAGCTGTATTTTCTTTGTATACTGGAGCCCAATCCACTAAAGCAATGCGGCTCCTGAATTGTTCGAGCCTCTCTTGAGACAAAAGTTGCCGCTGAGTTTTTGTATTTGCTTTTGAATCGATTTGCTTTTGCAGAAACAAGaaaataggcaagtggtcacttataTCGACTGCTATGCGGCCGGAAAGGAACGCACTATTGCTATTAGTAATTATAAGGTCCAGCAGTGAAGAGCAAGTAGCAGTGATTCGTGTAGGACTACTAATTACACTGTGAAAACCGGCAGCTTGGATGATTGATGACAACTGTTGCTGCGCGGGGCTGGGAGTGCTCATATCTATGTTGAAGTCTCCAGCTATACAAGAAGAGAATTTTTCTGAATTGAAAAAGAATATCTCGCGttcaaagtaataaaaaaatgtgGATAAATTTCCCTGAGGGCGGCGATAAAGGACTGAGAATGTTTGACAGGCCGACTTCACAGTTAGCATTTCTATGTCCTCGTTACAAAAGCAGTGTTCAGATAGCAGTTCACAGACATAGGTGTTTTTCACTAGTAGCGCAACACCTCCCCCACGCTTCGCTGTACGGTTAACATAAAAAGAATTATAGCCGGGCATGCGCAAAACATCCGTTTCATGACGGTACCACGTTTCAGTTAAACAGATGACGTCAAACGAGTTTGTTAAGCCTGCCAAAAAATGGGTCAGTTGATCAGCTTTGTTCACAGCAGATTGCATGTTGAAATGTATTATTTTCAACTTGTTTTTGTCTGTGGCAGCATGTGTATAAAGCTGTGAAGGCGTGAAAAGAGGTGTGGTACCCGGGCAATTTTCCAGAGGCGAGAAAAGAGCAAACAGGTCATGTATGAGTAGTTATGGCATCGAACTAAGTCATTCTCGACAAATCAGCTTGGCAGTTAATCCGAATGACATCGGAGGTCTCCGTTTTGCGTGCTAGTATGCTGCCGTTCTTTGTCCACACGTATTTCCAAGACATTTCCCTTTTCTTCCCGATAGCTGCGCCAAGAAGGCGTTTGTTGTGTGGTGTCAAATGTTCATTGACGTAGATCCGCTGTTTGGGCCCCGTGAAGTCAATATCAGAAGTTGACAGGTTTGCTTTCTTTGCTGCCTCAAGAAAATGGTTTCGTTTGGTTCGGGTCGTGAATCTGATAATAAGATTAGCATCGTTACTATTTTTGGTCTTGACGCTATGGGCAATGTCAATGTCTGCTAGGTCGAGAGGAATCTTGATAGTTTGCGCAATCCTCAAGGCCATCTCCGCGGCTCTGTCTTTAACCGTGAGTGGCAAGCCCTTTATTTCTACATTATTGAGCCTGCTGTATTGCTCTAGTTCTAGGATTTTGCTTTCAGCTTTATCTAGCCTTTCGGTTAGGTCCTTGTTTTCTTGCCTTAAAATGGCACAATCCTCTCTTGTCCTCTTGACCTCAGCAGTCAGAGTTTTCAGTTCCGCTAGAGCACTTTTGAAATCATCAGCTGTGCTAGAACAAAATGTTATGCTCTGATTCATCGTTCGGATTTCAGCGCGCATTTCGCGCTTGAAGTCTTCAATAGCCTTTACAACATCAATCGCGGGAGGCATGGTGAAACTAAATTGCAATACAAACACTCAGTcggcagtggcaaaaaaaaaaaaaaaaaaaaaaaaaaaaaatggtggtgtACACCTATGTACTGGTGCACTCACCTATGCAGCACAAATCAATAGCATGGAACAGTTAGTCGCTTGCTCAGCGTGCCACCGCCGACTGGACGGCCGATCCGATGAAGGGGTCTTTTTGTAGCTTCGGTAGCAGGTGACGTCACGATGCTGCTGGTGCTGACCTCTCTCGTAGGCGTAGATGACACAGTGTGCTTGCGCACGCGTCCACGGCCACAGCTTCCTGGTGTGATGTCAGCAGCCCTATGCAGCACAAATCAATAGCATGGAACAGTTAGTCGCTTGCTCAGCGTGCCACCGCCGACTGGACGGCCGATCCGATGAAGGGGTCTTTTTGTAGCTTCGGTAGCAGGTGACGTCACGATGCTGCTGGTGCTGACCTCTCTCGTAGGCGTAGATGACACAGTGTGCTTGCGCACGCGTCCACGGCCACAGCTTCCTGGTGTGATGTCAGCAGCCCTATGCAGCACAAATCAATAGCATGGAACAGTTAGTCGCTTGCTCAGCGTGCCACCGCCGATGTATATGTATATTTAACGATGCGACATGTATATTCAGAGTTGACATGTATATTCACCCGATAAGACAAAACAAAGAAAGACAAATAATGATTCAAAAAGAAAAGATTTTCAAATGACATGTCGCAGTGCTTTTGAGTCCAGGAACTGGACGGCCTGGCGTGCATGCGGGATCCGGCTTATGAAAGACAACTGTCTCACTGAGTCTGAGAGCTATACCTCCTATTGCTCCTATGTTGAAATTTATTTGTGGTGAAGGTGTTAAGGACATCTTCATGTTGCGTGAACTAGCACCATTGTTCATATCGTCCAAAAGACATCCCTGTTGTCAGGGATAGGGCGTTTAGTTCACTCTGCTGgcttttgttttgtactgcatttTCAAACATGTAAATAAAGTTACAGCTGTGATTATTTACGAGATATTTTTTTCACAAGTATTTAACATATCTCTTGCTCTATTGCTGACATAGCTAAACCTTTTTGTATACTTCACCTTCTCAGACCAATTCCTTTCTTTATAGTAGTGTATGCCAGGAGCTATTCCAATTCACCTATTAACCTAATTTTTTTCTGGTGCATAATGAAGCGTGctaattattattgttattgttggcAGGGACACAGCTTTGTGATAATTCTATTTAGATAACCGGAGGGGCTCTCCCTGCGGAATTTTATCCTGAACTATTGGGCTTTGTTGCATGCATTTTTCACCATGTAACAGCAGAGCCTGTTTTGCAATCAGCACACCTAGATGTGCGAATTCCTGTCAACATAAATTCACTTCGCAGTTATATGGTGTCCATGATTCTATATTTTGTAGCGTGAGCAACACTGGCCGAGGTTAATCAATTGCACGTGTCTTACGGTGAACAGTGTTGCACATGCGCGAGGACCACTGAATGAGCGCACCTAGCTGGCCTGCTCATTCCAGAGGAGGGATGTCATAGACGCGCCGACGCATTATGATCGTACGCCATGGCTTGTGCACCTGGAGCCACGAGGCACGAGCCGCGTCTGCCAAGCCTCGAACCGGCTCTGCCGTGGTTCTACATACTTCTACCGGGGCGTTTAATCAGTGCGGTAGAGCCATAGAGAAACAGAGCGAAATGACTGCTCAGCGACGATAAAGGGTGGAGAAGCTTAACTCGTCGGATTTCGAAGTAGTTGCCTGGCAATTAAGGGTTGAGTGTAGGAAAACGAAAATAAAAAGGCTAAGCGCGCTACGGAAATACCAtattggtgattgattgatatgtggagtataacatccgaaaaccaccttaaaattatgagagatgccgtagcgaagggcttcagaaattttgaccccttggggttctttagtgtgcacccaaatctagcaCACGAAAccacagaattttcgcctccatctaaaattcAGCCGTCACCGCggagattcgatcccacaacctgcgggtcagcagccgcgtaccttagccactaaaccaccacggcgaggcatggAGACAACGGAGCAAAAGAAGAAATGTCTATCAAAGATAGGCTTGGTAAACAATTCGTTTGAATATGTGTGTGGCTTGTGTGAAAAGCTTGCAGGTTATTAGTATCATGTGAGAAATGTTGAGTGTGACGGTGCCACCTTAGCACACGCTgagtatatcctggcatagccgagctgatccactgctaatttttttaaagacaatgATCTTTCTTcggatacttcaacgcagaaatttcggtctgtctgtctcctTGTCTGTTTATCTGTCTCTCAACCGATTCAGCCAGCCGAGTGAAAGTTTAACTCTTTTCTCAGCTTCCACTAATCCTTATTTTGTGGTTACATTCATACTAGGGAACTTTGCTAATCAGAAAGCAAATATTTTGCATATTTATGTGAAATAACACGTGAGGACTAGGTAGTGTGAGTCTTTATTAAGACAGCAgtgcttattacgctgcgctgatcatgcaacacTATGAATGAAAAAGCAGGTGTTTCCGACTTTTCGCTAAAACGACATGGTGTTTATACCTACCTGTACCTCTGTGGTATTAAAAAAAtggccgcatatccacggagtgaatgatggagagtggggcgaagcattcatccgtccattcgttcttgcttccattcgttcatgcatctgtctgtgtgaccatctgtgcgtttccgcccgtccgtgcgtgcgtccgtccctccgttcgtccatgcatccgcccctgcgtccgtccatgcgttcatttgtctgtgcagccatccgtgcgtccgtccatgcatccgtctgtgtgtccgttcgttcatctaatcgacactccaaataccaccagctcgcatcttttcatcttatattccgcatatagaagctccgccatccagcggacattccaaggactaaactagaggtggcacacgcacacttttttacgggtTGCGCtctgtgtctacttcccacctttaaccacctcgaattcatggtatatactagttcactgtatgcatggcactgcggcccaacgctcgctaaacttttctaaaaccaagaatgttacgcccagtgagtataccgtagcaaccttttcctgtcagatagtgctcaatgtacatgctaatggctactaattgggaatgagagacaggagatatcggtttttagtaaacgcgcacgctgcgaattttttattgttcagcaacgcacaggataaatctcccacaggcaccaccttgcaggtcaaagcgtaagactggttacgcactacgactacaacaAGGGACTAACAAGTGccggtttaaggagcttcgcccctaaaactttgaTTTCGCTACATTACTTACATATGGCGTCTATATGTATTTATTGTCTTAAGTGGAGAATACTGGAGGAACACAGCATCTTGTCCATTCATACAAATCATGAGGCGTGACCACGCCCACCGTTAAGTGCTCACTACGAGTAATAACATAGGCTAGTAGTGCACTCAAATCCTGATTATAGCGAACAAACATGGTTTATTATCATGTATTTATCACAAAAATTGACAAATCCCAAGTTCAAAGGAAATCtatgataagcgaagcacgaatgaggaaggtttatatgtcactttaaaattagaacaacgttacgaggtggaggtaaattatgccgtacatgacatctgtgtcatgattatcatgtttgaatctgTCATTTActgtcgtcatctattcacatcacgtgataccaaatttggtatatgtggagctagcgaaacgaccgtgagcacattatgagcgtggtatattgtcatgttcttacatggcacgcctgtcaggattataatgcttgcaccagtcatatactttcgtcatccattcccgtcacGTAACCCCAAGTTTGGAATATAAGGAGctagaaaaaattgcccgcagcttccctcgggggaacactgaggaggatgcggaccatataattggttaacggggtgttaaagtgcgacttacttgggtcaatggctaaattggttaacgtggttgtgaaatggggtgttaaattgcgacttacttgggtcgatggctaaattggttaacgtggttgtaggagggggtgttaaatgagtgaacacgtacacacgtatgcgaaagggcggcgctggtcgaagggacgtcgatcattgtgtttgtggattcgttggaattcatttcaccgcgaccttggacgtcgacgcgccgtacaaaccaaccgacgagcggcaactgagcgagcgagcgccgaccttgagtatatatacagcacgacggtgcatgcactgtcagctgttgaatgttctcgaagcgcgacgccacatgcgcgtccactggagaatcaggagaattgtagatgtcgaacgcggtgtgtagaggaggaagggtgcacagatggtggaggagtgaagcgcgcgcggtgtgtagaggaggaatggatgcacagatggtggaagagtgggcgacggcgcgacggcgcatgcgcgcgcgtcagctgtcgaatgttcgagaagcggtgcggacggcgcggacggcgcactacaaggcgcgagtataagatgctccgcatctaaaacggccgcgagcgcatcatgaaaggcccaatatactcccatgtatcgttgacgcgcgcgcacgctgggcatatcgacgctacgttagcaaaacacgagtaCTGTACAGTTAGATGACGTGCGCGACCAGCGCgcccagcgtctgtcggcgcggcccgacggtaaccagcccgaaatgcgacatgctgcatttcgcaccgatgcgttacccagacaacactacatctccctcttttcgtgacggaggcatACCGGACGCGCTACAATgcgaatgcgtcaaagcaacgcagcgcggcgcgcgtctgcgagtatgcatggcaggaccggtgcctggcggggcaacgccagcgtgacgcgacgaaatgaacaccggc encodes the following:
- the LOC142785110 gene encoding uncharacterized protein LOC142785110 → MQSAVNKADQLTHFLAGLTNSFDVICLTETWYRHETDVLRMPGYNSFYVNRTAKRGGGVALLVKNTYVCELLSEHCFCNEDIEMLTVKSACQTFSVLYRRPQGNLSTFFYYFEREIFFFNSEKFSSCIAGDFNIDMSTPSPAQQQLSSIIQAAGFHSVISSPTRITATCSSLLDLIITNSNSAFLSGRIAVDISDHLPIFLFLQKQIDSKANTKTQRQLLSQERLEQFRSRIALVDWAPVYKENTADGAYSKFLEMFLLLYNACFPIVTINAPKNARKPWMTSQLTRQVKKKHKMFAVFIKTRDTDVLAQYKSLRNRLNREIRVARTAYYNNLFDKNLSKKPKEKWRCLNMLLNRNTIGRNITSLVIEGNETSGSHLANTFNKFFSEVGHSDFNAGISSFLGDKLGPSLFFAPTDETEVFSICRKLKDTSSLDTHNIQSRPVKYVLDIITPCLTHIYNTALTTAHFPADMQLARVTVIYKKGDANVLGNYRPVSILPYFSKGLEQLIRVRLNGFLLKHSVITDCQYGFTQNRSTEHALLVQKEYILKNFETQLLTLGIFVDFSKAFDCLNHDILFAKLEHYGVRGHALNLLKSYLGSRSQYVVINNCASQTLSISNGVPQGSILGPLLFNVYINDIPNISTHAKYIIYADDTSLFFSSNDIGHLEKIANDALSSLAMWSSVNSLKINKQKTKAVLFLPKRKQVFLPPCLYLGDTVIECVDTFKSLGITFSNTMSWDAHVNNLSTTLSRIIGITSRNRYIFPTKTKLTLYYAFFYSHISYCLLVWGNTTVSNIIKLQALQKKMLRAIVNGSYDSPTKHIFLQYNIVPVNKLFDYRFACFYKRIIRKNDPFLSKIAPLTFRHSSYDTRAQSSYVLPKCRTNYGFSMLSYIVPNFLNTSFYDCLNTMSLSAIRKSIIRQYVSL